From the genome of Candidatus Hadarchaeales archaeon, one region includes:
- a CDS encoding PHP domain-containing protein, whose translation MQKVADLHIHTIASDGSYRPEEAVKIAKKMKISAIAICDHDSVDGIEPALEAGKLYRVKVIPAVEMCYEEGPTGAHIVGYFIDWRNATLKEALREIQQGRFRRIRDIVDRLSEIGIEITLADVLAEAAEGSVLTRPHVARAMVKRGYVKSESEAFEKYLIYGRPAYVNRYQLPLGEIMRLIRNSGGVPVLAHPKYQDAIKFVPYLVELGLKGIEVYHPDHTPKEVARFKKIAKKYGLIEIGGSDAHGAERPIGTVTVPYEIVERLEKARPEMI comes from the coding sequence GTGCAGAAAGTTGCTGATCTTCACATTCATACTATTGCCTCTGATGGTAGCTACAGACCTGAAGAAGCTGTAAAAATCGCCAAGAAAATGAAGATTTCTGCGATAGCGATCTGCGATCACGATTCTGTGGACGGAATTGAACCGGCATTAGAAGCTGGAAAACTTTATCGGGTTAAGGTCATACCGGCTGTCGAGATGTGTTATGAAGAAGGTCCAACTGGAGCTCACATCGTTGGTTATTTTATTGATTGGCGAAATGCCACTTTGAAAGAAGCGTTACGCGAAATTCAGCAGGGGCGATTCAGAAGAATAAGAGATATTGTTGATAGATTATCCGAAATCGGAATCGAAATAACACTCGCAGACGTTTTGGCAGAAGCGGCAGAAGGAAGTGTGCTAACGAGACCTCATGTGGCAAGAGCCATGGTTAAGCGCGGATACGTGAAATCTGAATCAGAGGCATTTGAAAAATATTTGATCTATGGACGCCCGGCCTATGTCAACCGTTACCAACTCCCCCTTGGAGAAATCATGCGGTTGATAAGGAATTCCGGAGGAGTTCCCGTGCTTGCTCATCCAAAATATCAGGACGCCATAAAGTTTGTACCTTACCTTGTAGAACTTGGTCTCAAAGGGATCGAAGTTTACCACCCAGATCACACACCAAAAGAAGTAGCAAGATTCAAGAAAATTGCCAAAAAATACGGATTGATCGAGATAGGCGGTTCTGATGCTCACGGGGCTGAAAGACCCATAGGAACCGTAACAGTTCCGTACGAAATTGTAGAAAGATTGGAGAAAGCCAGACCTGAGATGATTTAA